The following coding sequences are from one Pararge aegeria chromosome 13, ilParAegt1.1, whole genome shotgun sequence window:
- the LOC120628811 gene encoding uncharacterized protein LOC120628811 has protein sequence MVGDEIQDNQPDEEDEETDSEETCIRWSNLIFLPFHPVFKCLVVTMVIIKTILGPIQSVYPIVYCWTTMDYVPFLLFIKIVYLYFCDPIYGVDTFLHILHRQVTDEAMRREYLPKSAFLLLLDIISLIPFYRLVSEEACEPPEFYPNILSFTEFVIVYRVADSFSLITTHNYIRLICGYTVILAICLNCIASLLLLLTTHGLCDNCLKGLYDWRIHVSHKLNETDHNYCTYVYGASITLSYVVNKQYDEIKPATVSEYILFGSLMIGGYILIKFIVFPKMVAEALLRFRKICTFYPEVQRIIEETRRRNPSPNAYKDVKQFYDLMWKRRNGITNIPEVISELPRYLRVDIKQDLVWPVFYHSPTLRNTSSPFKRWLCDYVHIDYKLPGEKFFTGPHCQSHLYYIKSGIVQLISFDDDSTPLISVTSGTIFGDVSFYLPPSIRKASVRCLTYCEIIYIARVDLLNSLHKYPEDRRMIMELIKDRIKHARILHTCKQHVRGLDRTEDEGIVWVKKRWWEISEAVSVWKRRSSKNENRKCEIPAEEFVYHCAKYIGQLVLCSDIQLLTKSMFANVKFPWIFVPESIFGHIWKTIVIITVFFVLLLYPPFLTRKNIPNWFTFFQLWANVVYICDICVSLLTSMVKHENLTDNFAAVMFARCKSTKFALDILSTVWLEDLAVIIGVPEYYFACQFNRLIKIYVLFTEWDTRKDPLYDACYKLTLVHFSFVYIVSYLLFMIDRNEVKISTPYFFGEVFCKRGSPDEQCDFESGSPFYVVLAWALEYVFYEYLPNTLLDMYAAIIISYIAFIVCMFCETSLVGALYLKYREIMNYQYFVSNIKSHYSHHKIHPDLLKRLNRYLLCHWKYYRGMDVMHPNLLRNEPYDIYWKVHGEVAEKVISGSRAFAYADRSFIRELAYKAKFLILPKSSTIIIYGLNLKNVSWIIQGHVLCEYPNEKGELLKTTLCAGEFLSALGVFFGSVSLRTLTTETECEILYMPTKDFIDTMKRYPHEWAHYQNGVEEFSSDVHTTVQDYVEKYRNYQIVMRRRIFHARRRGIEMSFTNIVQESKQSETFTRGSGACYRYPFVLVGEICDVIVVLDIFFKIFLGYYDDRGLLVTSLRQSTKRYISRGFFCDVVGCLPWPDIINLFLTTPITENKEMLINTFSKFAHLYILMGYFNYLADMPNVNFAFLMIIKWQVVTLLVMLGAGHYFVNQCIEFDWDADTKLIGMQRLNHCWLPNYFPLGDPPTVRELHMVYAESLNLAQSGFMRFNLGKFEIDRLNLGVGAILLLIGFMFWYVIFYSLTLLVLNYRGNTLFQHGVNQLQRFLKAERVDKNIMVRAVAHFRYWWFRTKGINIQSLMNERIGVIFRQDLSYYFFKKTVEAAESLLRGGETTERELASASTQLYFLPGEPIAREMDLTPWVFIVHRGKIVIKREGEIVARLTKGSIFGQLDGLTARPLRISAFSDDYADLLQIPIKEFQDIVGDEGRENIAKNPQSKYDYMAVKKRVVENPYNTVKYLLRGQKSIKLPWMDKRMRAQGWYSRWLYFTWVLCPVVASFSSLFYVTVPDETDADIVIFLLLFDAVHLLYIASEFYSMELVVEYGKCEDRVVEWGIIKKWQTYIDIVSIVIPVIAYYFGNKHYGLFRLLRLRLLYDFHEHFCEGFQSTIAPILLKFIIILFLLHCMTCGWIYVACRDSEFPLVNPPIPPHINATIDFTEWTLPHLRKGGCARLTKNYIANDKKTKFGFLVPLSWTADYLVAMIYVIIIFTHTEIDIVVALTLKQIYYKLFINFIIYLADIWILSIAISAVYTKFRELYAYDYDVNNLITYLQRSGLSPVLLESVREYTKQLWQRQRGNWLPELAQNAHDCLREDLLGALYIHHLETVPIFRDLPDYFNRQLVARLRRVVIFPGKFIVQEGDILSLMCFIHEGEVEKWYTNKNGERKMVSVLNTNGYFGLVPGLFPNAPFQFTFFSRTVVDIVFLRFRDWQDLLEGYPEVKEQLYNAAKQFKKETTMV, from the exons ATAGTTTTTCTCTTATCACAACACATAATTACATAAGGCTTATTTGCGGTTACACAGTAATTTTAGCGATATGCCTGAACTGTATTGCCAGCCTTTTGCTCCTATTAACAACTCATGGTCTTTGTGATAACTGTCTTAAAGGACTCTATGATTGGCGTATTCACGTGTCACATAAa ttaAATGAAACGGATCATAACTATTGCACATACGTTTATGGAGCCTCGATTACTTTATCATATGTGGTAAATAAGCAGTATGATGAAATTAAACCAGCAACAGTATCAGAATACATCCTTTTTGGCTCTCTCATGATTGGTggctatattttaatcaaatttataGTGTTTCCTAAAATGGTAGCAGAAGCTTTGTTGAGGTTTcgtaaaatatgtacattttatCCGGAAGTGCAGAGAATAATAGAAGAAACTCGAAGACGTAATCCGTCACCAAATGCTTATAAGGATGTTAAACAGTTTTATGATTTAATGTGGAAAAGAAGAAATGGTATTACTAATATCCCCGAAGTAATATCTGAACTGCCCAGATATTTGAGAGTCGACATCAAGCAAGACCTGGTTTGGCCGGTGTTTTATCATAGTCCAACATTGCGCAATACCTCATCTCCTTTTAAGAGATGGCTCTGTGATTATGTTCATATAGATTACAAACTGCCTGGTGAAAAGTTTTTCACAGGTCCACATTGCCAGTcccatttatattatatcaaatcAGGAATTGTTCAGTTGATTTCATTTGACGATGATTCAACGCCATTAATTTCTGTAACGAGTGGTACAATTTTTGGGGATGTTAGCTTCTATCTTCCACCTTCCATAAGGAAAGCATCCGTGCGATGTCTCACATATTGTGAAATTATATACATTGCACGTGTAGATCTTTTGAACTCGTTGCATAAATACCCTGAAGATCGACGAATGATTATGGAACTAATTAAAGACAGAATCAAGCATGCACGCATATTGCACACTTGTAAACAACATgtgaggggcttagatagaacTGAAGATGAAGGCATTGTATGGGTCAAGAAACGTTGGTGGGAAATTTCCGAGGCGGTTTCGGTTTGGAAAAGGAGATCGTCTAAAAACGAAAACAGAAAATGCGAAATACCTGCTGAAGAATTTGTTTACCATTGCGCTAAATACATTGGTCAATTGGTACTTTGCAGTGATATTCAGCTACTGACAAAATCCATGTTTGCTAACGTGAAATTCCCATGGATATTTGTACCCGAGTCAATATTCGGTCATATCTGGAAAACAATAGTaataattacagtttttttcgTGTTATTGCTCTATCCACCGTTTCTTACGAGAAAGAATATACCAAACTGGTTTACCTTTTTTCAGTTATGGGCAAATGTTGtttatatttgtgatatttgtGTTTCTCTCCTGACATCTATGGTGaaacatgaaaatttaactGATAATTTTGCTGCTGTAATGTTCGCTCGGTGTAAAAGTACCAAATTCGCTCTAGATATATTGTCGACAGTTTGGCTTGAGGATTTGGCAGTAATTATTGGCGTACCTGAATATTATTTTGCCTGCCAGTTCAATCGCTTGATCAAAATTTACGTTCTGTTTACAGAATGGGATACAAGAAAAGATCCTTTATATGATGCCTGTTATAAGTTAACTCTCGTACACTTCTCATTTGTTTACATTGTCAGTTACCTTCTATTTATGATTGACCGCAATGAAGTCAAGATAAGCACGCCTTATTTTTTCGGCGAAGTGTTTTGCAAACGAGGTTCACCAGACGAACAGTGCGATTTCGAAAGTGGTTCTCCATTTTACGTGGTGTTAGCATGGGCCTTAGAATATGTGTTCTACGAATACCTTCCAAATACTTTATTGGATATGTATGCAGCCATCATAATAAGCTACATAGCGTTTATTGTGTGTATGTTTTGTGAAACGAGTTTGGTTGGTGCACTGTATTTGAAATACCGAGAGATAATGAATTATCAATATTTTGTGTCAAACATAAAAAGCCATTATAGTCACCATAAAATTCACCCAGACCTCTTGAAACGcctaaatagatatttattatgtCATTGGAAATATTACCGTGGGATGGATGTGATGCATCCGAATTTGTTAAGGAATGAACCATACGATATTTACTGGAAAGTACATGGGGAAGTTGCGGAAAAAGTGATTAGCGGGTCAAGGGCATTTGCATATGCAGATCGTTCGTTCATTAGGGAGTTAGCGTATAAAGCAAAGTTTTTGATACTGCCAAAAAGTTCAACCATTATTATTTATGGtcttaatttgaaaaatgtATCTTGGATCATTCAA ggCCATGTTTTATGTGAATACCCAAATGAGAAAGGCGAATTGTTAAAAACTACGCTATGTGCCGGTGAATTTCTGTCAGCACTTGGAGTATTTTTCGGTAGTGTGTCACTCAGAACACTAACAACTGAGACAGAGTGTGag ATTTTATACATGCCAACAAAAGACTTTATAGACACCATGAAGCGATATCCTCACGAGTGGGCCCATTATCAGAACGGCGTGGAGGAATTCTCATCAGACGTACATACAACTGTTCAAGATTATGTTGAAAAGTATAGAAAT TACCAAATTGTAATGAGGCGGCGTATTTTTCACGCTAGAAGGAGAGGCATAGAAATGTCTTTCACGAACATCGTTCAAGAGTCCAAGCAATCGGAAACATTTACAC GTGGCAGTGGAGCGTGCTACAGATATCCATTCGTATTGGTTGGCGAAATTTGTGATGTGATTGTcgtattagatatttttttcaaaatattc CTTGGTTACTATGATGATCGTGGGTTATTGGTGACTAGTTTGCGGCAAAGCACTAAACGTTATATCAGCAGAGGGTTTTTCTGCGATGTCGTCGGGTGCTTGCCTTGGCCAGATATAATCAATTTATTTCTCACTACGCCCATCACTGAAAACAAAGAAATGCTGATCAACACCTTCAGCAAATTCGCACATTTGTATATTTTGATGGGCTATTTCAACTATCTGGCGGATATGCCTAACGTTAACTTTGCATTTTTAATG ATCATCAAATGGCAAGTCGTAACACTACTGGTAATGCTCGGCGCCGGCCATTATTTCGTGAACCAATGCATCGAATTCGATTGGGATGCCGATACAAAACTGATTGGCATGCAACGTCTCAATCACTGTTGGTTGCCGAACTACTTCCCTTTGGGCGACCCACCTACAGTGCGAGAGTTGCATATG GTTTACGCAGAGAGTCTTAATCTAGCTCAAAGTGGTTTCATGAGATTCAATCTCGGTAAGTTTGAAATAGACCGCCTGAATCTTGGCGTTGGagctatacttcttttgatcGGATTCATGTTTTG GTACGTCATATTTTATTCACTTACTTTACTGGTATTAAACTATCGCGGAAACACACTGTTCCAACATGGCGTTAATCAACTTCAGAGATTTCTCAAAGCGGAAAGAGTTGACAAAAATATCATGGTCCGTGCTGTTGCACATTTCAGATATTGGTGgttcag AACGAAGGGAATTAATATACAAAGCCTGATGAACGAACGGATTGGTGTAATATTCAGACAAGACTTGAGttactatttctttaaaaa AACAGTAGAAGCAGCCGAGTCGTTACTCAGAGGCGGTGAAACAACGGAGCGAGAACTGGCTAGTGCTTCAACTCAACTATACTTTCTTCCCGGAGAGCCTATTGCAAGAGAAATGGATTTAACCCCTTGGGTTTTTATTGTGCACCGTGGAAAAATTGTGATTAAACGGGAAGGCGAAATTGTAGCTCGGCTGACAAAG GGTTCTATATTTGGCCAATTAGATGGATTGACAGCGCGCCCATTACGTATTTCGGCCTTTTCTGATGATTATGCTGATCTACTTCAGATCCCAATTAAAGAATTTCAAGATATAGTTGGTGATGag GGTAGAGAAAATATCGCAAAAAATCCTCAATCTAAATACGATTACATGGCTGTTAAGAAGAGGGTCGTTGAAAACCCTTACAATACTGTGAAGTATTTGCTTCGTGGACAAAAATCCATTAAATTGCCC TGGATGGACAAGCGTATGAGAGCTCAGGGATGGTACTCCCGCTGGCTGTACTTTACGTGGGTGCTGTGCCCTGTAGTCGCTTCCTTCTCTTCGCTGTTCTACGTCACGGTGCCTGATGAAACCGATGCCGATATCGTCATCTTCCTGCTACTGTTTGATGCTGTACATTTACTATACATTGCTTCTGAGTTTTACTCT ATGGAACTCGTCGTTGAGTATGGGAAGTGTGAAGATCGAGTAGTAGAATGGGGTATCATCAAGAAGTGGCAAACCTATATCGATATTGTATCCATTGTTATACCAGTGATAGCATACTATTTTGGTAATAAGCACTATGGGCTGTTCCGACTGTTAAGGCTTCGGCTGCTTTATGATTTTCATGAGCATTTTTGTGAGGGATTTCAG AGTACAATAGCACCGATATTAttgaaattcataataatattatttttgctacACTGTATGACTTGTGGGTGGATATACGTAGCTTGTCGAG ATTCAGAATTCCCTTTGGTGAACCCACCGATTCCTCCACATATAAATGCGACCATCGATTTCACTGAGTGGACTTTACCCCACTTAAGAAAGGGAg GATGCGCTCGGTTGACAAAGAATTACATAGCGAatgacaaaaaaactaaattcggTTTTCTGGTGCCTCTGTCATGGACGGCGGACTATTTGGTGGCAATGATATACGTCATCATTATTTTCACGCACACAGAAATCGATATT GTTGTGGCGCTAACGTTGAAGCAGATTTACTACAAGCTTTTCATAAACTTCATCATATATTTAGCGGACATCTGGATACTAAGCATCGCCATCAGCGCAGTTTATACGAAGTTTCGTGAACTCTACGCGTACGATTATGACGTTAATAATCTTATTACTTACCTGCAAAGGAGTGGGCTTTCTCCGGTGCTGTTGGAGTCAGTAAGGGAATATACAAAGCAGTTATGGCAGAGGCAAagag GTAACTGGCTGCCCGAGTTAGCTCAAAACGCTCATGATTGTCTCCGGGAAGACCTGTTGGGTGCTCTTTATATCCATCACCTAGAAACGGTTCCCATTTTCCGCGACTTGCCTGATTATTTCAATCGACAGTTGGTAGCTCGGCTGAGACGAGTTGTAATTTTTCCAG GCAAATTCATAGTCCAAGAGGGTGACATTTTGTCTTTAATGTGCTTCATCCACGAAGGGGAGGTTGAAAAGTGGTATACTAAcaaaaa TGGTGAAAGGAAAATGGTGTCGGTTTTGAACACAAATGGGTACTTTGGTTTGGTTCCCGGACTCTTCCCAAATGCGCCATTCCAGTTCACTTTTTTCTCACGCACG GTAGTCGACATCGTATTTTTAAGATTCAGGGATTGGCAAGACCTGTTGGAAGGATATCCCGAAGTAAAGGAGCAGTTGTATAACGCTGCAAAGCAGTTTAAGAAGGAGACGACTATGGtttga